In a single window of the Acidobacteriota bacterium genome:
- a CDS encoding alanine dehydrogenase — RVVTKLAGMGRLERYTAFADLVVGAVLNPGGRTEVVVTEDMVRTMKAGTVIVDLSIDQGGCVATSRPTTLADPTFELYDVIHYCVPNMTSTVARTASRALGNACLPYLLALAQKGVPEALSADSGLAQGVYVYRGQLVHRLVAEIQGLVAADLDALLAAEAAG, encoded by the coding sequence CGGGTGGTGACCAAGCTAGCGGGCATGGGGCGTCTGGAGCGCTACACTGCCTTCGCCGATTTGGTGGTGGGGGCGGTGCTCAATCCCGGCGGCCGCACCGAGGTGGTGGTCACCGAGGATATGGTGCGCACCATGAAGGCCGGCACGGTGATCGTCGACCTCTCCATCGACCAGGGCGGCTGCGTCGCTACCAGCCGGCCCACCACTCTGGCAGATCCCACTTTCGAGCTCTACGACGTGATCCACTACTGCGTTCCCAACATGACCTCCACCGTCGCCCGCACCGCCTCCCGGGCGTTGGGCAACGCCTGCCTGCCCTACCTGCTGGCTCTGGCCCAAAAGGGGGTTCCCGAGGCTCTGAGCGCTGACTCGGGCTTGGCTCAGGGGGTTTACGTCTACCGCGGGCAGCTGGTGCATCGGCTGGTAGCGGAAATTCAGGGACTGGTGGCGGCGGATCTCGACGCCCTCCTCGCCGCGGAGGCCGCAGGATGA